One window from the genome of Dasypus novemcinctus isolate mDasNov1 chromosome 26, mDasNov1.1.hap2, whole genome shotgun sequence encodes:
- the LOC101446878 gene encoding IQ domain-containing protein F5, translated as MAINQRVPEAGHPEPLEPKVKTRTKEEAVVLLQAWWRGTLVRRTLLHAALSAWVIQSWWRQKLARERERRRRAALEFFAQQERAAVRLQAWVRMWRIRRRYCRLLSAARIIQAYWRWRNCHTRGLIQGHYELKEKQLNLQLEISLGAQACRVTQSVPLPIKERPSLLYPVSQPLHQTCFSGGHCPS; from the exons ATGGCCATTAACCAGAGAGTGCCCGAGGCTGGACACCCAGAGCCCCTGG AGCCCAAAGTGAAGACCAGAACGAAGGAGGAGGCGGTCGTGCTCCTGCAGGCCTGGTGGCGCGGCACCCTGGTGCGCAGGACGCTGCTGCACGCGGCCCTCAGCGCCTGGGTCATCCAGAGCTGGTGGCGGCAGAAGCTGGCGAGGGAGCGCGAGCGGCGGCGGCGCGCGGCGCTCGAGTTCTTCGCGCAGCAGGAGCGCGCGGCCGTGCGCCTGCAGGCCTGGGTGCGCATGTGGCGCATCCGCAGGCGCTACTGCCGCCTGCTCAGCGCCGCCCGCATCATCCAGGCCTACTGGCGCTGGCGAAACTGCCACACCCGCGGCCTTATCCAGGGCCACTACGAGCTCAAAGAGAAACAGCTCAACCTGCAGCTGGAAATCTCGCTGGGCGCCCAGGCTTGTCGGGTGACACAAAGCGTACCCCTTCCAATAAAGGAGAGACCAAGTCTGCTCTACCCCGTCTCCCAGCCTCTTCATCAGACTTGCTTTTCAGGAGGTCACTGTCCGAGCTAA